Proteins encoded within one genomic window of Couchioplanes caeruleus:
- the lpdA gene encoding dihydrolipoyl dehydrogenase: MRPMWQRRDLGVDVSQPGGTFDIVILGAGSGGYAAALRAAELNLSVALIDKAELGGTCLHRGCIPTKALLHAAELADQTRESEQFGVKADLVGIDMAGVNAYKDGVVSRLYKGLQGLLKQDKITIVQGAGKLVAKDTVEVNGQRYTGRNIILATGSYSRSLPGLEVDGTRVLASEHALKMDRVPSSAIVLGGGVIGVEFASVWKSFGADVTILEALPRLVAAEDEEVSKAVERAFRKRKINFKVGKPFEKVEHTENGVRATIAGGETVEAEVLLVAVGRGPTTQGLGYEEQGITLDRGFVITNERLHTGVGNIYAVGDIVPGLQLAHRGFQQGIFVAEEIAGMRPAVIDEAGIPRVTYSDPEVASVGLTEAKAKEQYGADKITTYNYNLGGNGKSQILKTQGFIKLVRVADGPVVGVHMVGARMGELVGEAQLIYNWEAFPAEVAQLVHAHPTQNEALGEAFLALAGKPLHAHA, translated from the coding sequence ATGCGACCCATGTGGCAACGACGCGATCTGGGAGTAGACGTGAGCCAGCCCGGCGGAACCTTCGACATCGTGATCCTCGGCGCGGGAAGCGGCGGTTATGCCGCAGCCCTGCGTGCGGCCGAGCTGAACCTCTCGGTGGCGCTGATCGACAAGGCGGAGCTGGGCGGCACCTGCCTGCACCGCGGATGTATCCCGACCAAGGCTCTGCTGCACGCCGCGGAGCTGGCCGACCAGACCCGCGAGAGCGAGCAGTTCGGCGTCAAGGCCGATCTGGTCGGCATCGACATGGCGGGCGTCAACGCGTACAAGGACGGCGTCGTCTCCCGGCTGTACAAGGGCCTGCAGGGCCTGCTCAAGCAGGACAAGATCACGATCGTCCAGGGCGCCGGCAAGCTGGTCGCCAAGGACACCGTCGAGGTGAACGGCCAGCGCTACACCGGCCGCAACATCATCCTGGCTACCGGCTCGTACTCGCGCAGCCTGCCCGGCCTCGAGGTCGACGGCACCCGGGTGCTGGCCAGCGAGCACGCCCTCAAGATGGACCGGGTGCCGAGCTCGGCGATCGTGCTCGGCGGCGGCGTCATCGGCGTCGAGTTCGCCAGCGTGTGGAAGTCCTTCGGCGCGGACGTGACGATCCTGGAAGCGCTGCCCCGGCTCGTCGCCGCCGAGGACGAAGAGGTCTCGAAGGCGGTCGAGCGGGCGTTCCGGAAGCGGAAGATCAACTTCAAGGTCGGCAAGCCGTTCGAGAAGGTCGAGCACACCGAGAACGGCGTGCGCGCCACCATCGCCGGCGGCGAGACCGTCGAGGCCGAGGTGCTGCTGGTCGCCGTCGGCCGCGGTCCGACGACCCAGGGCCTGGGCTACGAGGAGCAGGGCATCACGCTGGATCGCGGCTTCGTGATCACCAACGAGCGGCTGCACACCGGCGTCGGCAACATCTACGCGGTCGGCGACATCGTGCCCGGCCTGCAGCTCGCGCACCGCGGCTTCCAGCAGGGCATCTTCGTCGCCGAGGAGATCGCGGGGATGCGCCCGGCGGTCATCGACGAGGCCGGCATCCCGCGGGTCACCTACTCCGACCCCGAGGTCGCCTCGGTCGGTCTCACCGAGGCCAAGGCCAAGGAGCAGTACGGCGCCGACAAGATCACGACCTACAACTACAACCTGGGCGGCAACGGCAAGAGCCAGATCCTCAAGACCCAGGGCTTCATCAAGCTCGTACGGGTCGCCGACGGCCCGGTCGTCGGCGTCCACATGGTCGGCGCCCGGATGGGCGAGCTGGTCGGTGAGGCGCAGTTGATCTACAACTGGGAGGCCTTCCCGGCGGAGGTGGCCCAGCTCGTGCACGCTCACCCGACGCAGAACGAGGCGCTCGGCGAGGCCTTCCTGGCTCTCGCGGGCAAGCCCCTGCACGCGCACGCCTGA
- the sucB gene encoding 2-oxoglutarate dehydrogenase, E2 component, dihydrolipoamide succinyltransferase — translation MPVSVTMPRLGESVTEGTVTRWLKQEGERVEADEPLLEVSTDKVDTEIPSPAAGVLSRIVVGEDETADVGSELAVISGDGEDAGGAAPAPAAEQPAQEQAQQPAAQQAPAPTQQQREPEPAAPAAPSTEKPVEQEAPAPQTAQNTGGEGTAVKMPALGESVTEGTVTRWLKQVGETVEADEPLLEVSTDKVDTEIPSPVAGTVLEIKVQEDETADVGADLAIIGTPGSAPAAQPAPSAPAPQQAQAPQQQAPPQQQAPQQQAPQAPAPQQAPEPAIESKPAPSIEPGGSYGDPAPAAETAPARPAAPAAEAVSGNGAGDAGYVTPLVRKLAAEKGVDLASITGTGVGGRIRKQDVIEAADAAAKAASPAPAASAAPAAPAATPAPSPLRGRTEKLTRIRATIARRMVESLQVSAQLTTVVEVDVTKIAQLRGRAKADFQAKHGVKLTFLPFFALAAVEALRQHPVVNSSIDQEAGTVTYHDGEHLGIAVDTPKGLVVPVLRDAGDLSLAGLAKRIADVAERTRNNKISPDELSGGTFTLTNTGSRGALFDTPIINQPQVGILGTGAVVKRAVVVDDPNLGELIVPRSMIYLALSYDHRIVDGADAARFLVTIKERLEAGQFEGDLGLHG, via the coding sequence ATGCCGGTATCGGTCACCATGCCGCGGCTGGGTGAGAGCGTCACCGAGGGCACTGTCACGCGCTGGCTCAAGCAGGAGGGCGAGCGGGTCGAGGCGGACGAGCCGCTGCTCGAGGTCTCCACCGACAAGGTCGACACCGAGATCCCGTCGCCGGCCGCCGGCGTGCTGTCGCGCATCGTCGTCGGCGAGGACGAGACCGCCGACGTCGGCAGCGAGCTGGCGGTCATCTCCGGCGACGGCGAGGATGCCGGTGGCGCGGCCCCGGCGCCCGCCGCCGAGCAGCCCGCCCAGGAGCAGGCCCAGCAGCCCGCAGCCCAGCAGGCCCCGGCGCCCACGCAGCAGCAGCGGGAGCCCGAGCCGGCCGCGCCGGCCGCGCCGTCGACCGAGAAGCCGGTCGAGCAGGAGGCCCCGGCGCCGCAGACCGCGCAGAACACCGGCGGCGAGGGCACGGCCGTGAAGATGCCGGCCCTGGGCGAGAGCGTCACCGAGGGCACCGTCACGCGCTGGCTCAAGCAGGTCGGCGAGACGGTCGAGGCCGACGAGCCGCTGCTCGAGGTCTCCACCGACAAGGTCGACACCGAGATCCCGTCGCCGGTCGCCGGCACGGTCCTCGAGATCAAGGTCCAGGAGGACGAGACGGCGGACGTCGGCGCCGACCTCGCCATCATCGGCACCCCGGGCAGCGCCCCGGCCGCCCAGCCCGCCCCGTCGGCCCCCGCGCCGCAGCAGGCGCAGGCTCCCCAGCAGCAGGCTCCCCCGCAGCAGCAGGCCCCGCAGCAACAGGCCCCGCAGGCTCCCGCGCCGCAGCAGGCGCCCGAGCCGGCGATCGAGTCGAAGCCGGCCCCGTCGATCGAGCCCGGCGGCTCCTACGGCGACCCGGCCCCCGCGGCCGAGACGGCTCCGGCCCGGCCCGCCGCTCCCGCCGCCGAGGCGGTCAGCGGCAACGGCGCCGGCGACGCCGGCTACGTGACCCCGCTGGTCCGCAAGCTGGCGGCGGAGAAGGGCGTGGACCTGGCGTCGATCACCGGCACCGGCGTCGGCGGCCGGATCCGCAAGCAGGACGTCATCGAGGCCGCCGACGCCGCGGCCAAGGCGGCTTCCCCGGCACCCGCCGCCTCCGCGGCACCGGCCGCGCCCGCGGCGACGCCGGCGCCGAGCCCGCTGCGCGGCCGCACGGAGAAGCTGACCCGCATCCGCGCGACCATCGCCCGCCGCATGGTGGAGTCGCTACAGGTCTCCGCGCAGCTCACCACCGTCGTCGAGGTGGACGTCACGAAGATCGCCCAGTTGCGGGGCCGCGCCAAGGCCGACTTCCAGGCCAAGCACGGCGTCAAGCTGACCTTCCTGCCGTTCTTCGCCCTCGCCGCGGTCGAGGCGCTGCGCCAGCACCCGGTGGTCAACTCCTCGATCGACCAGGAGGCCGGCACCGTCACGTACCACGACGGCGAGCATCTCGGCATCGCGGTCGACACGCCGAAGGGCCTGGTCGTCCCGGTCCTGCGCGACGCCGGTGACCTCAGCCTGGCCGGCCTGGCCAAGCGGATCGCCGACGTGGCCGAGCGCACCCGCAACAACAAGATCAGCCCTGACGAGCTGTCGGGCGGCACCTTCACGCTGACCAACACCGGCAGCCGCGGGGCGCTCTTCGACACGCCGATCATCAACCAGCCGCAGGTCGGCATCCTCGGCACCGGCGCGGTGGTCAAGCGCGCGGTCGTCGTCGACGACCCCAACCTGGGCGAGCTGATCGTGCCGCGCTCGATGATCTACCTGGCGTTGAGCTACGACCACCGGATCGTGGACGGCGCGGACGCCGCCCGCTTCCTGGTCACCATCAAGGAACGGCTCGAGGCCGGCCAGTTC